A stretch of the uncultured Desulfobacter sp. genome encodes the following:
- the pyrF gene encoding orotidine-5'-phosphate decarboxylase, producing MQKTAKEYIIFPLDFPSMEAAQSHIRQLDGRVGMFKIGLELFIRQGPAVVEMVRKLSSAGIFLDLKLHDISATVGRAMARVAELGVDLVTIHGSSSQKMLESAVENAGNTKVLAVTLLTDNDADTVRVQGFKDEYVNAPEKLVLLRAHMALEAGCAGVVCSGQEAAMLKTQLGRQCLTVTPGIRPQWSLTPGDDQKRVVTPAKAVQAGSDYIVIGRPIRDAEDPAMAAEKVASEIEAGLSGSAP from the coding sequence ATGCAGAAGACAGCAAAAGAATATATTATTTTTCCTTTGGATTTCCCCTCCATGGAAGCCGCACAATCGCATATCCGGCAGCTTGACGGCCGGGTGGGCATGTTTAAAATTGGTCTTGAGCTATTTATCCGCCAAGGGCCGGCTGTGGTGGAGATGGTCAGAAAATTGTCCAGTGCCGGTATCTTTTTGGATTTGAAACTGCATGATATCTCTGCCACGGTCGGTCGGGCCATGGCCCGGGTCGCCGAGCTTGGTGTTGATCTGGTAACCATCCACGGGTCTTCCTCACAAAAAATGCTTGAATCAGCCGTTGAAAATGCAGGAAATACCAAGGTGCTTGCCGTGACCCTGCTTACGGATAATGATGCAGATACGGTTCGTGTCCAGGGGTTTAAGGATGAATATGTTAATGCCCCGGAAAAACTGGTGCTGTTGCGGGCTCACATGGCCTTGGAGGCCGGATGTGCAGGCGTGGTGTGTTCAGGGCAGGAGGCCGCCATGTTGAAAACGCAACTGGGCAGGCAGTGCCTGACTGTTACGCCGGGAATCCGGCCCCAATGGAGTCTGACGCCTGGAGATGACCAAAAACGGGTAGTTACCCCAGCTAAGGCTGTGCAGGCGGGTTCTGATTATATTGTCATTGGCAGACCTATCCGGGATGCTGAAGATCCGGCTATGGCCGCTGAAAAGGTGGCCTCAGAAATTGAAGCTGGTCTGTCAGGTTCTGCCCCGTAA
- a CDS encoding aspartate kinase, producing the protein MALRVQKFGGTSVADIERISRVADRVQKAHENGDQMVVVLSAMAGVTNNLISLAEQASKTPDKRELDVLLATGEQTTAALMAMMLKSRGLKAKSFLGFQAGIHTDHMSGKARIREIDSQNLREALNEGNIVVVAGFQGADDHGDITTLGRGGSDTSAVAIAASLKADVCEIFTDVDGVYTTDPRICPKAKKISKISYDEMLEMAILGAKVLQIRSVEFAKKYNVPVHVRSSFNEEEGTMVVNENEDMESPVVSGVTCDMNEARITFKRVPDQPGISAKVFGSLAEAGISVDMIIQNSRTGGETDLTFTVTKDDFNRAREISEKVAGQINAGEIRTATEIAKISVIGLGMKSHSGVAAVMFKALAEENINIRMISTSEIRISCVILAKYAELAVRTLHAAFGLDKE; encoded by the coding sequence ATGGCGTTACGGGTGCAAAAATTTGGCGGCACATCTGTGGCAGATATCGAAAGGATCTCCAGAGTGGCTGACCGGGTACAAAAGGCCCATGAAAACGGAGACCAGATGGTGGTGGTGCTTTCAGCTATGGCGGGCGTGACAAACAACCTGATCAGCCTTGCTGAGCAGGCATCCAAAACCCCGGACAAACGGGAGCTGGACGTTCTTTTGGCAACCGGAGAGCAGACCACGGCGGCATTAATGGCTATGATGCTAAAATCAAGGGGTCTTAAAGCCAAATCATTTTTAGGTTTTCAGGCCGGCATCCACACCGATCACATGTCAGGCAAAGCCAGAATCCGGGAGATCGACAGCCAAAACCTGCGCGAGGCCCTGAATGAAGGAAATATTGTCGTAGTGGCCGGATTCCAGGGTGCAGATGACCATGGGGACATTACCACCCTAGGCCGGGGCGGATCCGACACCTCAGCCGTTGCCATTGCCGCATCCCTTAAAGCCGATGTTTGTGAGATCTTCACTGACGTGGACGGGGTCTACACAACCGACCCGAGGATCTGCCCCAAAGCAAAAAAAATCAGCAAAATTTCCTATGATGAAATGCTTGAAATGGCCATTCTTGGAGCAAAGGTACTCCAGATCAGGTCAGTAGAATTTGCAAAAAAATATAATGTGCCCGTACATGTCCGGTCATCATTCAATGAGGAGGAAGGAACCATGGTTGTCAATGAAAATGAAGATATGGAAAGCCCGGTGGTGTCAGGCGTCACCTGTGATATGAATGAAGCAAGAATTACGTTCAAGCGCGTCCCTGATCAGCCAGGCATTTCAGCCAAGGTCTTCGGCAGCCTTGCCGAGGCCGGCATCTCCGTGGATATGATCATCCAGAACTCTCGCACCGGCGGCGAAACCGACCTCACATTTACCGTAACCAAAGACGATTTTAACCGGGCAAGGGAAATTTCCGAAAAAGTAGCCGGTCAAATCAATGCAGGCGAGATAAGAACCGCCACTGAAATTGCTAAAATCTCAGTGATCGGTCTTGGAATGAAAAGCCACTCCGGCGTAGCCGCAGTGATGTTCAAAGCGCTAGCTGAAGAAAACATTAACATCCGCATGATTTCAACGTCTGAAATCCGTATTTCATGTGTAATTCTGGCCAAATATGCGGAACTGGCCGTAAGAACCCTGCATGCAGCCTTTGGCCTGGACAAAGAATAA
- the tsaE gene encoding tRNA (adenosine(37)-N6)-threonylcarbamoyltransferase complex ATPase subunit type 1 TsaE, whose protein sequence is MIEIISQNPAQTQDLARRLGIYIRKQNISCAMALTGDLGCGKTCFVQGLAKGLNVDDGYYITSPTFTIMNEYPAEKMRLYHLDLYRLSDPDELDYIGIEDQVGQNSVTVVEWPKLLMETGFVFDLHIHFELNTDFYRKITLSPSGQAGTNLLSNLSL, encoded by the coding sequence ATGATAGAAATCATATCCCAAAATCCGGCACAGACCCAGGACCTGGCCAGGCGTCTGGGGATATATATCCGGAAACAGAACATAAGCTGTGCCATGGCCTTGACAGGAGATCTTGGCTGCGGCAAGACCTGTTTTGTCCAGGGCCTTGCCAAGGGGCTGAACGTGGACGACGGGTATTATATCACCAGCCCCACATTTACCATCATGAATGAATATCCGGCAGAAAAAATGCGCCTGTACCATTTGGACCTATACCGACTTTCAGACCCGGACGAGTTGGATTATATCGGCATTGAGGACCAGGTGGGACAGAACAGCGTCACTGTGGTGGAATGGCCCAAGCTTCTCATGGAAACCGGATTCGTATTTGATCTTCACATCCATTTTGAACTTAATACTGATTTTTACAGGAAAATAACCCTTTCCCCATCTGGACAAGCCGGAACAAATCTGCTAAGCAATCTATCCTTGTAA
- a CDS encoding NAD(P)H-hydrate dehydratase, giving the protein MIIVTTEQMQQMDKNTIETFGIPGRVLMENAGRGALEMLSDYFDFEGGRVAVVAGRGNNGGDGFVIGRYLMEMGVSVSFFLLSSRDRVQGDAKANMDLVLDLMPEHSLSQFIEIPDKASLDEATEILEDYNLFVDAIFGTGLNSDVRGIYRHVIELINDSGKSVFSVDIPSGINADTGAVCGVAIQADATATFAFAKAGHILYPGNFHTGNLEVIDIGIPGHIVKAQSPNIFLPEPHDISGLIPARDFNAHKGSFGHLLVLAGSPGKTGAAALCANAAMRTGAGLVTLGVPEKLMPVMEPMVIEPMTTALAQTPSGGLDAAALDDIITLLADKAALALGPGIGTDSGTGELIKSILAISSVPMVIDADGLNCIAKELDILNTVKAPVILTPHPGEMARLTGKTTEDIQHNRMATARKFAEKYKVILVLKGAQTLVACPDGTVSICPTGNPGMACGGMGDVLTGIIAAFLAQNLPPESAALAGVYAHGLCGDLLAEDHTFGFSASDMVASIPQAINTLIS; this is encoded by the coding sequence ATGATCATTGTCACCACTGAACAGATGCAGCAAATGGATAAAAACACCATTGAAACTTTTGGCATTCCCGGCCGGGTACTCATGGAAAATGCAGGCCGTGGTGCCCTGGAGATGCTTTCCGACTATTTTGACTTTGAAGGTGGCAGGGTGGCTGTGGTGGCTGGACGGGGCAACAACGGCGGAGACGGATTTGTGATTGGGCGCTACCTCATGGAGATGGGGGTAAGCGTCAGCTTCTTTCTTTTGTCTTCCCGGGACCGGGTCCAGGGAGACGCCAAGGCGAATATGGATCTGGTACTGGATCTTATGCCCGAACATTCCCTATCACAGTTCATTGAAATACCGGACAAAGCATCCTTAGATGAGGCAACCGAAATCCTGGAGGATTACAATCTGTTTGTGGACGCCATTTTCGGCACAGGGCTTAATTCCGATGTCCGGGGCATTTACCGTCACGTTATTGAATTGATCAATGATTCGGGAAAATCAGTTTTCAGCGTGGACATCCCTTCGGGAATCAATGCAGATACAGGTGCCGTCTGCGGGGTGGCCATCCAGGCAGATGCCACAGCCACTTTTGCCTTTGCCAAGGCCGGGCACATCCTGTATCCGGGCAATTTCCATACCGGTAACCTGGAGGTTATTGATATCGGCATTCCCGGTCATATTGTAAAAGCACAATCTCCCAATATTTTTCTGCCTGAACCCCATGACATTTCCGGACTGATACCGGCCAGGGATTTTAACGCCCACAAGGGCAGTTTCGGTCACCTGCTGGTACTGGCCGGTTCGCCGGGTAAAACGGGTGCCGCGGCATTGTGTGCCAACGCGGCCATGCGAACCGGGGCAGGTCTTGTAACCCTGGGGGTTCCCGAGAAATTAATGCCCGTCATGGAACCTATGGTCATCGAACCGATGACAACCGCACTTGCCCAGACCCCTTCGGGTGGCCTGGATGCCGCAGCCCTGGATGACATTATTACGCTTCTGGCAGACAAGGCCGCTTTGGCATTAGGCCCGGGCATAGGTACGGATTCCGGCACCGGGGAACTGATCAAAAGCATTTTAGCCATTTCGTCCGTTCCTATGGTCATTGATGCTGATGGCCTGAACTGCATTGCAAAAGAACTTGATATTCTAAATACGGTCAAGGCCCCGGTGATTCTCACCCCCCACCCCGGTGAAATGGCCCGCCTTACCGGGAAAACCACGGAAGATATTCAGCACAACCGAATGGCAACAGCCCGGAAATTTGCAGAAAAATACAAAGTTATTCTAGTACTCAAAGGAGCCCAGACCCTTGTGGCCTGCCCGGACGGGACAGTATCCATATGCCCCACGGGAAATCCCGGCATGGCCTGCGGCGGTATGGGTGATGTCCTCACCGGCATAATCGCAGCATTCCTGGCCCAGAACCTGCCCCCTGAATCCGCAGCCCTTGCAGGCGTTTACGCCCACGGGCTATGCGGGGATCTTCTGGCCGAAGACCACACCTTTGGATTTTCTGCATCAGATATGGTGGCGAGCATTCCCCAAGCCATAAATACCCTTATATCATGA
- a CDS encoding DNA-3-methyladenine glycosylase I, with protein MNTIKRCGWVTSDPIYINYHDSEWGVPVHDDRKIFEFLILEGAQAGLSWLTILKRRQGYFNAFCGFDPEKVARFSEADIQQRLNDTGIIRNKLKVRSAVTNAQAFLKIQEEFGTFDNYAWRFVDGAPIINHYTSQDQVPATSSQSDAFSKDLCKRGFKFTGSTIIYAHMQATGMVNDHLVSCFRYKEVMA; from the coding sequence ATGAATACTATCAAACGTTGCGGCTGGGTAACCAGTGACCCCATATACATCAATTACCATGATTCGGAATGGGGAGTACCGGTTCACGATGACCGAAAAATTTTTGAATTTCTCATCCTGGAAGGAGCCCAGGCGGGGTTATCCTGGCTGACAATTCTCAAGCGCCGCCAGGGATATTTCAATGCCTTCTGTGGGTTTGACCCTGAAAAGGTAGCCAGGTTCAGTGAAGCCGATATCCAACAACGATTAAACGACACAGGCATCATCAGAAACAAACTCAAGGTCCGGTCTGCGGTAACCAATGCCCAGGCATTCTTAAAAATCCAGGAAGAATTTGGGACCTTTGACAATTATGCTTGGCGGTTTGTGGACGGGGCACCAATCATCAACCACTATACCAGCCAGGACCAGGTTCCGGCTACGTCCAGCCAGTCCGACGCATTTTCAAAAGACTTATGCAAACGCGGGTTTAAATTTACCGGGTCCACCATCATCTATGCCCATATGCAGGCCACGGGCATGGTGAATGACCACCTGGTCTCCTGCTTCAGATATAAAGAGGTAATGGCCTAA